Proteins from a genomic interval of Brucella intermedia LMG 3301:
- a CDS encoding DUF1656 domain-containing protein: protein MTGQFDLYGVFMPWFAVVALLAYGVFRVLAPVLGKIGFYRLVWHRPLFNLAFYVTLLGGLSAVLNWLQR, encoded by the coding sequence GTGACCGGGCAGTTTGATCTCTACGGAGTCTTCATGCCGTGGTTTGCGGTGGTGGCCCTTCTCGCGTACGGCGTATTCCGCGTTCTCGCTCCCGTTCTCGGCAAAATCGGATTTTATAGACTGGTATGGCATCGTCCGCTTTTCAATCTAGCATTCTACGTCACGCTCCTCGGAGGGTTGTCCGCCGTTTTAAACTGGCTTCAAAGATGA
- a CDS encoding HlyD family secretion protein: MKYITIISGRVLLTLSMVGCAAVLSWHLWTFYMEAPWTRDAHIRADIVQLAPDVSGPVAEILVPDNAWVEKGAPLFRIETDRFKLALREAEARIQSMKAAVQLARADFERYQLLASKGAASLKQRQQAESQMHQADAAYQAALAARDLAALNLERTTVKAPASGAITNFSLRKGNYVSAGSAIGVLVERESIYVAGYFEETKLPRIHINDVVRIDIMGEREPLVGHVASIAAGIEDRERSDSVGSFASVAPTFSWIRLAQRIPVRIEIDDIPDAVRLIAGRTATVTIEPARE; the protein is encoded by the coding sequence ATGAAATACATTACCATTATTTCAGGGCGTGTCCTTTTGACACTTTCCATGGTTGGCTGCGCGGCGGTACTGAGCTGGCACCTATGGACCTTCTACATGGAGGCGCCGTGGACGCGCGACGCTCACATCCGTGCTGATATTGTGCAACTTGCGCCGGATGTCTCTGGACCCGTTGCCGAGATTTTGGTGCCCGACAACGCCTGGGTGGAGAAAGGAGCGCCGCTGTTCCGCATAGAAACAGATCGTTTCAAGCTTGCTCTCCGCGAAGCGGAAGCCCGGATACAGAGCATGAAGGCCGCCGTGCAGCTGGCGAGGGCAGATTTCGAACGATATCAACTGCTCGCCTCGAAAGGAGCAGCCAGCCTAAAGCAGCGGCAGCAGGCGGAGAGCCAGATGCATCAGGCAGACGCAGCATATCAAGCGGCGCTTGCGGCGAGGGATCTGGCCGCACTCAACCTTGAGCGCACAACCGTGAAGGCACCGGCATCAGGGGCGATCACCAATTTCTCCTTGCGCAAAGGGAATTATGTTTCTGCGGGAAGTGCGATCGGTGTTCTTGTTGAAAGAGAATCCATCTATGTCGCAGGATATTTCGAAGAGACGAAGCTTCCTAGAATCCACATCAATGATGTGGTGAGGATCGATATTATGGGTGAGCGGGAACCGCTAGTCGGGCATGTCGCAAGCATCGCCGCCGGTATAGAGGATCGGGAGCGAAGCGACTCTGTCGGCTCTTTCGCAAGTGTGGCTCCTACATTTTCCTGGATCCGTCTGGCCCAGAGGATTCCGGTACGGATCGAGATCGATGACATCCCGGATGCGGTCCGGCTCATTGCGGGCCGCACCGCAACCGTCACGATTGAACCGGCGCGCGAATAA
- a CDS encoding LLM class flavin-dependent oxidoreductase gives MAKREGFLRFGLFVYPVGHHIAAWRHPNAVANAGINFDYYRNVASLAEAAKFDLLFLADGAGTRGDNLEILSRTAHSYVAQFEPLTLLSALSAVTSHIGLVATASSSFNEPFHIARKFASLDHLSGGRAGYNLVTSASDFEARNFNLDRHYEHADRYERAEELADVVKGLWDSWEEDAFLYDKEEARFFDPSKRHVLNHKGKYFSVQGPLNVPRSPQGHPVTVQAGSSAAGKELAAKSADVVFTAQQTVEEAAAFYKDVKQRAAHYGRDADDIKIMPGIFPVVGRTRQEAQDKFDELQNLIHPSVGLNILSSGWSGPDLSQFDLDGPVPELPETQGSKSRQELLFELARRENLTIRELYLRVAGARGHLQIVGTATDVADALEERFETYGADGFNVMPPIFPTGLEDFAKLVLPELRRRGIARSNYDGPTLRENLGLRAPTASDRNTNQT, from the coding sequence ATGGCAAAGCGTGAGGGTTTTCTGCGTTTTGGTTTGTTCGTCTATCCTGTCGGCCACCATATTGCGGCATGGCGACACCCGAACGCTGTCGCAAATGCTGGCATCAATTTCGACTATTACCGCAACGTTGCCTCGCTGGCAGAAGCAGCCAAATTCGATCTGCTGTTTCTTGCTGATGGTGCGGGAACTCGCGGCGACAATCTCGAAATTCTGAGCCGCACCGCGCATAGCTATGTAGCACAGTTCGAGCCCCTCACGCTTTTGTCCGCGCTCTCGGCTGTCACTAGCCATATCGGTTTAGTTGCAACCGCCTCATCGAGCTTCAATGAGCCTTTTCACATCGCACGAAAATTTGCGTCACTTGATCATTTAAGCGGTGGACGTGCGGGCTATAACCTTGTGACTTCCGCGAGCGACTTTGAGGCGCGCAATTTCAATCTCGACCGGCATTATGAACATGCCGACCGTTATGAGCGGGCGGAAGAATTGGCAGATGTCGTCAAGGGTCTTTGGGACAGCTGGGAAGAGGACGCCTTCCTCTATGATAAGGAAGAGGCGCGTTTCTTCGACCCTAGCAAGCGGCACGTGCTCAATCACAAGGGAAAGTACTTCTCGGTTCAGGGGCCGTTAAATGTGCCACGTTCCCCGCAAGGACATCCCGTGACGGTGCAGGCCGGTTCGTCAGCGGCTGGAAAGGAACTGGCAGCGAAAAGTGCGGATGTCGTTTTCACAGCACAGCAGACAGTTGAGGAAGCCGCCGCCTTCTATAAGGACGTCAAACAACGTGCAGCGCACTATGGCCGTGATGCCGACGACATCAAAATCATGCCAGGCATTTTTCCGGTCGTTGGCCGCACCCGGCAAGAAGCCCAAGATAAATTTGACGAATTGCAGAATCTCATTCACCCATCAGTGGGGCTCAATATTCTTTCTTCAGGCTGGTCTGGTCCGGACCTCTCCCAATTTGATCTAGACGGCCCCGTGCCCGAATTACCAGAAACCCAAGGCAGCAAAAGCAGACAGGAGCTCCTGTTTGAACTGGCGCGGCGCGAAAACCTGACCATCCGCGAACTATATCTGCGGGTTGCAGGCGCTCGTGGTCATCTGCAAATCGTAGGCACGGCAACAGACGTGGCCGACGCACTCGAAGAGCGTTTTGAAACCTACGGCGCAGATGGATTTAATGTCATGCCACCGATCTTTCCAACCGGTCTTGAAGATTTTGCCAAGCTGGTTCTGCCGGAGTTGCGCCGCCGCGGGATTGCCCGCAGCAATTATGATGGCCCGACATTGCGGGAAAACCTTGGGCTGAGAGCCCCAACAGCCAGCGACAGAAATACAAATCAAACTTAG
- a CDS encoding NtaA/DmoA family FMN-dependent monooxygenase (This protein belongs to a clade of FMN-dependent monooxygenases, within a broader family of flavin-dependent oxidoreductases, the luciferase-like monooxygenase (LMM) family, some of whose members use coenzyme F420 rather than FMN.), with the protein MTRTRTRRLKTLFGASNVVCADNDQDKTFGFKRAIELAKKAEAEKITGLFTADLLQLDPAGLAGTTGTQDPVIALAALAHATSHIGLIATVSTTFLHPYNLARQIGTLDHLSGGRTGWNAVTSSVGEENFGGDLPSPEERYERAAEFIEIVNALYDANERDAITRKASGNISVHPKKFHPINYHGKHFSVEGPLNVPPLPQGRPVQFQAGQSDAGITVGARYAEVVYTSQPKLEDAVAFATELRRRATQFGRGNNLPFIMNSLHSLIGSSEADVARRLKDKHEAIDYDQGRIKLADMLGGHIDLSDLPLDKPLPENLLPEITSINRRRGRVEVFRRYAREGLTLRRLIIEAQETGHWSIAGTPEQLVDAIEERFNTGAVDVLTLHGIGNPDQEDLLLNGLIPELRRRSLIDTDYIGADFRTNLELPPLSVTTPSQARSA; encoded by the coding sequence ATGACCAGAACACGTACCCGCCGCTTGAAAACCCTGTTTGGAGCCAGCAACGTTGTTTGCGCGGACAATGATCAGGACAAGACCTTTGGGTTCAAACGCGCAATTGAGCTGGCAAAGAAGGCTGAAGCCGAGAAAATCACCGGCCTTTTTACAGCCGACCTTCTGCAACTTGATCCGGCGGGTCTTGCAGGCACAACCGGCACACAAGACCCGGTTATCGCTCTTGCAGCGCTGGCCCATGCCACATCGCATATCGGGCTTATTGCGACCGTCTCAACGACGTTTCTGCATCCTTACAATCTTGCACGCCAGATCGGAACGCTGGACCATTTGAGCGGTGGCAGAACAGGCTGGAATGCCGTGACCTCTTCGGTCGGCGAAGAAAATTTCGGCGGCGACCTGCCAAGTCCGGAAGAACGCTATGAACGGGCTGCAGAATTTATTGAGATCGTCAACGCCCTCTATGATGCGAATGAACGCGATGCAATCACCCGCAAGGCGTCAGGTAATATCTCTGTCCACCCGAAAAAATTTCACCCTATCAACTATCACGGCAAGCATTTCAGCGTCGAAGGCCCCCTGAATGTGCCACCTCTGCCGCAGGGTCGTCCGGTTCAGTTTCAGGCTGGTCAATCCGATGCCGGTATCACGGTTGGCGCGCGCTATGCCGAGGTCGTCTATACGTCACAGCCGAAGCTTGAAGATGCAGTGGCATTTGCCACCGAGCTGCGCCGCCGCGCGACACAGTTTGGCCGTGGGAATAATCTGCCATTCATCATGAACTCGCTTCATTCGCTGATTGGCTCTTCTGAAGCGGATGTGGCCCGACGCCTGAAAGACAAGCACGAGGCAATCGACTATGATCAGGGACGGATCAAGCTTGCTGATATGCTCGGCGGGCATATAGATCTGAGCGATCTGCCGCTTGACAAGCCGCTGCCAGAAAACCTGTTGCCGGAAATCACCAGCATTAACCGTCGCCGGGGCCGTGTCGAGGTGTTCCGTCGTTATGCGCGTGAAGGCCTCACCTTGCGCCGGTTGATCATTGAGGCGCAGGAAACCGGCCACTGGTCGATTGCAGGTACGCCAGAGCAACTCGTCGATGCTATTGAAGAACGTTTCAATACAGGTGCTGTTGACGTTCTCACGCTGCACGGTATTGGTAACCCCGATCAGGAAGATCTGCTTCTAAATGGTCTGATCCCGGAGCTTCGCCGCCGGTCGCTGATTGATACAGATTACATCGGAGCAGATTTCCGCACCAACCTGGAACTGCCGCCCTTATCTGTTACCACACCATCTCAGGCCCGGAGCGCTTGA
- a CDS encoding dipeptide ABC transporter ATP-binding protein codes for MTTPLVEIRNLSISFQRDDQLVKVVEGINLTIHPGETMALVGESGSGKSVTARALIGLSAPGAIVKADLFEIDGLSVLDYRDKEWRSLRGHKIGFVLQDALVSLDPLRRISQQLSDAFGVKGFFQRPDVRDRSKALLRSVGIPDPDRRLLQYPHQLSGGLRQRALIATAVARSPSLLIADEPTTALDATVQKQILDLLAERRRAGETLLLISHDLAVVSQMADRILVMHNGRIVEEGPTMQILNTPKEAYTRHLLEAVPSAGSRGYRLSPVQPHQPQVRMALPAKRIDESTNVLEAKGLFKHYGKANTPFAVNDVSFSLKAGEALGIVGESGSGKTTVAKIVLGLTEPDQGTLHIDGKLWSNLREEERRSQRKHMQLIAQDALSSFDPRYTVEKIVGESLDSVHVYGDERRRRVVEVLDAVRLGSQLLKRYPRELSGGQRQRVAIARAFAPRPKLLVADEPVSALDVSVQAQVLDLLAELQAACGTSLLFISHDLGVVQHLTDRVLVMKDGRIVESGAVERVFSQPQHSYTRALLDAVPTISAA; via the coding sequence ATGACAACGCCCCTTGTTGAAATCCGCAATCTATCCATCAGCTTTCAACGCGATGACCAGTTGGTCAAAGTCGTTGAAGGCATTAATCTGACCATCCACCCAGGAGAGACGATGGCGCTGGTCGGAGAGTCCGGTTCGGGCAAATCTGTGACGGCACGCGCATTGATCGGACTCTCAGCACCTGGCGCAATCGTCAAGGCCGACCTTTTCGAGATCGATGGCTTGAGTGTCCTTGATTACCGTGACAAGGAATGGCGGAGTTTACGCGGCCACAAGATCGGCTTTGTCCTACAGGACGCACTTGTCTCGCTTGATCCACTGCGTCGCATCTCGCAACAGCTTTCCGATGCCTTCGGCGTGAAGGGCTTTTTCCAACGACCAGATGTCAGGGATCGTAGCAAGGCTTTGCTGCGCTCGGTTGGCATTCCCGACCCGGATCGCAGGTTGCTGCAATATCCACATCAGCTTTCGGGCGGTTTGCGACAACGTGCGCTGATCGCAACAGCGGTTGCACGTTCGCCGTCGCTGCTCATTGCCGACGAGCCGACCACAGCGCTTGATGCAACGGTTCAAAAGCAGATTCTTGATCTTCTTGCGGAGCGCCGCCGGGCTGGCGAGACGCTTCTTCTGATCAGCCATGATCTTGCTGTTGTATCACAGATGGCCGATCGCATTCTGGTCATGCACAATGGGCGGATAGTTGAGGAAGGCCCAACGATGCAGATACTCAACACACCGAAGGAAGCCTATACGCGACATTTGCTTGAAGCCGTACCGTCGGCGGGATCACGCGGCTATCGCCTCTCGCCCGTACAGCCGCACCAACCGCAAGTCAGGATGGCCCTACCAGCAAAGCGCATCGATGAGAGCACTAATGTTCTGGAAGCCAAAGGGCTTTTCAAACATTATGGTAAGGCCAACACGCCTTTTGCCGTCAATGATGTCTCATTCTCGCTAAAAGCGGGTGAAGCGCTTGGCATTGTTGGGGAATCCGGCTCAGGTAAAACCACCGTCGCCAAGATTGTTCTCGGGCTTACAGAACCCGATCAAGGCACATTGCATATTGATGGCAAGCTGTGGAGCAATCTGCGCGAGGAAGAACGCCGCTCGCAACGTAAGCATATGCAACTGATTGCGCAGGATGCGCTCAGTTCGTTCGACCCGCGTTATACGGTTGAAAAGATTGTCGGTGAAAGCCTTGACTCGGTTCATGTCTATGGTGACGAACGGCGCAGGCGCGTGGTGGAAGTGCTGGATGCCGTGCGTTTGGGATCGCAGCTTCTCAAACGCTATCCCCGCGAGTTGTCTGGCGGTCAGCGCCAGCGTGTTGCCATCGCGCGTGCCTTTGCACCGCGTCCGAAACTTCTGGTCGCTGATGAGCCTGTGAGCGCGCTTGATGTATCGGTGCAAGCTCAGGTACTCGACCTTCTGGCTGAGCTACAAGCTGCCTGCGGCACGTCGCTTCTGTTCATTTCCCACGACCTTGGCGTCGTCCAACATCTGACAGACCGTGTTCTGGTGATGAAGGACGGTCGCATCGTTGAAAGCGGCGCTGTTGAACGCGTCTTTTCCCAACCCCAACACAGTTACACACGCGCATTGCTGGATGCAGTTCCAACGATAAGCGCCGCTTGA
- a CDS encoding ABC transporter permease, which yields MSVTPALETRPAAKPAATSLPKQVRLVLSSPTLALPTLFLTLITVATLWPGLLTTADPLLADPLQAQLPPSVDHWFGTDHLGRDVFSRVVHGARYSVLIGFSAVAIGAVAGSIFGLLAGLSRGLIDEAVSRFLDVVSSFPDLLLALVLISFTGPGTVNLIFALGVAIIPRFARVVRAQTFVVAQSGYVEQAKTFGLKRHILVLRHVLPHAIAQVPILATIGLGTAIISAAGLSFLGMGPQPPAPEWGAMLSEARNYLRVAWWIGVWPGLAITLTVISISILGRRWQLAFEGRRQS from the coding sequence ATGAGTGTCACCCCCGCACTGGAAACACGCCCGGCGGCAAAGCCGGCTGCCACTAGCTTACCTAAACAGGTCCGATTGGTCCTTTCCAGCCCGACACTGGCACTACCAACGCTCTTTCTAACGCTAATTACCGTTGCAACGCTCTGGCCGGGTTTACTTACAACAGCCGATCCATTGCTAGCGGATCCTCTACAGGCACAATTGCCGCCTTCGGTAGATCATTGGTTTGGTACTGATCATCTGGGCCGTGACGTGTTTTCACGCGTGGTTCACGGTGCGCGTTATTCCGTTCTGATAGGCTTTAGCGCTGTGGCAATCGGTGCTGTCGCCGGTTCCATTTTCGGGCTGCTTGCTGGATTATCGCGCGGCCTGATTGATGAAGCAGTTTCCCGTTTTCTCGATGTGGTGTCTTCGTTTCCCGATCTGCTGCTGGCATTGGTGCTCATCTCGTTCACGGGACCGGGCACCGTCAATCTGATTTTTGCGCTTGGCGTGGCCATCATTCCGCGTTTTGCCCGCGTCGTGCGTGCACAGACCTTTGTCGTCGCGCAGAGCGGTTATGTCGAGCAGGCCAAAACATTTGGGCTGAAGCGTCACATCCTCGTGCTGCGGCACGTATTGCCTCACGCCATTGCACAAGTGCCGATCCTTGCAACAATAGGACTTGGCACAGCAATCATCAGCGCAGCGGGCTTGAGCTTTCTTGGTATGGGACCGCAACCCCCAGCACCGGAATGGGGGGCGATGCTTTCAGAGGCGCGCAATTATCTGCGTGTTGCATGGTGGATTGGCGTCTGGCCCGGTCTGGCCATCACACTCACCGTTATCTCCATCAGCATTCTCGGACGCCGTTGGCAGCTTGCCTTTGAAGGCCGGAGGCAGTCATGA
- a CDS encoding ABC transporter permease → MDAENTTTIGRAPASWLPRRFGVPRNSLMGQITLRISSGLLVLWAAITLSFISVHLAPGDIVSILIGEQLRTPEVEAAIRAEWGLDDPIFMQYLSYLGRILHGDFGRSYYLQTDVSQLLFSQMWPTLKLAGAALVVAIVFATVSAVLTAGKKLPRSIAAGVELVLISTPSFWLGIVLLFVFSFTLKLFPVSGDRNFAALILPALSLGLSLGAVIGQVLREGLERALEEPFALTVRSWGTSNLVLRLRHGLRHASLPAVTLTGWLIGGLLSGAVITEAVFGRPGLGRITVDAVLYHDLPVVLAVAIFSAFIYVVMSTIVDVLYLLIDPRLRTEGRR, encoded by the coding sequence ATGGATGCTGAAAATACCACGACCATCGGTCGCGCACCTGCAAGCTGGTTGCCCCGGCGTTTCGGAGTCCCGCGTAACAGTCTTATGGGACAAATCACCCTTCGCATAAGCTCAGGCCTGCTGGTTCTTTGGGCTGCAATCACCCTGAGCTTCATAAGCGTCCATCTCGCACCCGGCGACATTGTCAGCATATTGATAGGCGAGCAGCTGCGCACGCCTGAAGTTGAAGCGGCCATTCGCGCAGAATGGGGGCTGGATGATCCAATCTTCATGCAATACCTGTCCTATCTCGGACGTATTCTGCATGGCGATTTTGGCCGCTCCTATTACCTGCAGACGGATGTCTCGCAGCTTCTGTTTTCTCAGATGTGGCCCACCTTGAAACTTGCCGGTGCAGCACTTGTCGTCGCAATCGTCTTTGCAACTGTTAGCGCTGTTTTGACAGCCGGCAAAAAGCTGCCGCGCTCAATCGCGGCAGGCGTTGAACTGGTGCTCATTTCAACACCATCCTTCTGGCTCGGTATTGTCCTCCTTTTCGTCTTCTCCTTCACGCTCAAGCTATTTCCAGTGTCAGGGGACAGGAATTTTGCGGCACTCATCCTGCCAGCGCTTTCGCTGGGCTTGTCCTTGGGCGCTGTCATTGGACAGGTTCTACGCGAAGGCCTGGAGCGCGCGCTGGAGGAGCCCTTTGCCCTCACGGTGCGCAGCTGGGGGACCAGCAATCTTGTGTTGCGGCTGAGGCACGGTTTGCGCCATGCGTCGCTGCCAGCCGTAACACTCACCGGCTGGCTGATTGGTGGGCTTCTTTCAGGCGCCGTCATTACCGAAGCCGTCTTCGGGCGTCCCGGTCTTGGCCGCATCACGGTTGATGCAGTGCTTTATCACGACCTGCCGGTCGTGCTGGCTGTCGCTATTTTCTCGGCGTTTATCTATGTGGTGATGAGCACCATCGTTGATGTGCTCTATCTGCTGATTGATCCGCGCCTGAGAACCGAAGGCCGGAGATAA
- a CDS encoding ABC transporter substrate-binding protein: MFNRRYFLTLGTALFAAVALPKIAFAQDAKPIEGGKLGWGVETQPATLNPQLNGQDKTKLLLRNSYESLLARTAEGGYVPWLAKDHEISEDGKTYTFTLRDDVKFTDGEKFNAEAVVANITALKDPAYSGSTSTGPVSRIAEAKVLDENTVSFTLKGIYAPFLDYIASLEILSPAAFKSEEIKSGGPEIAGTGPFILKRYAKGQELNFVKNPEYNWAPANAGHQGPAYLDEVTYRFLGESSVRTGALTSGQVDVIEGVSGNDAALFNDNPDFTYQTALNTGTPYSLFLNVERGPTQELNVRKALIAAIDVDAVLKSVYRGERTRAWGITSPIDPQFYDKSIEGKYGANPELANKLLDEAGWTERNAEGFRTKDGKPLTIEVIQAQATVRDQRDVLLQALQAQARQSAGIDLKIVYVDAGTYTDRRKTGDFGSIANSNTPTDAIDIELHYLPLDKGGYINYSRASAPELAQWLNEAASTLDQAKRFELYSKLQNFAILDQAYALPLYEPEDQIAAASYVKGISFRPFKQLPESAYDVWRSE, encoded by the coding sequence ATGTTTAATCGCCGTTATTTTCTCACGCTCGGAACTGCACTTTTCGCGGCAGTCGCACTGCCAAAAATCGCTTTCGCGCAAGATGCCAAACCCATTGAAGGCGGCAAGCTGGGCTGGGGTGTTGAAACCCAGCCGGCGACCCTTAACCCGCAGCTCAACGGTCAGGACAAGACCAAACTCCTGCTGCGAAATTCCTATGAATCGCTGCTTGCGCGCACCGCTGAAGGCGGTTACGTGCCTTGGCTGGCGAAAGACCATGAGATTTCGGAAGACGGTAAAACCTACACATTCACACTGCGGGACGATGTAAAGTTTACGGACGGCGAAAAGTTCAATGCGGAAGCCGTGGTAGCCAACATTACGGCGCTCAAAGACCCGGCTTATTCAGGCAGCACAAGCACCGGGCCTGTTTCGCGCATTGCAGAAGCGAAGGTGCTTGACGAAAATACCGTCAGTTTCACGCTCAAAGGCATTTACGCGCCATTTCTCGATTATATTGCCAGCCTGGAAATTCTCTCGCCTGCTGCATTCAAATCCGAAGAAATCAAATCCGGCGGACCTGAGATTGCAGGAACCGGTCCTTTCATTTTGAAGCGTTATGCCAAAGGACAGGAACTCAATTTCGTAAAAAACCCGGAATACAACTGGGCACCGGCGAATGCGGGTCATCAGGGTCCAGCCTACCTTGATGAAGTGACCTACCGTTTCTTGGGCGAGTCATCGGTCAGAACCGGCGCGCTTACCTCTGGTCAGGTTGATGTCATTGAAGGTGTATCCGGCAATGATGCAGCGCTGTTCAATGACAATCCTGATTTCACCTATCAGACAGCGTTGAACACCGGCACACCTTATTCGCTTTTCCTCAATGTCGAACGGGGTCCGACGCAGGAGCTCAATGTCCGCAAAGCGCTCATTGCTGCGATCGACGTCGATGCCGTACTCAAATCCGTCTATCGGGGTGAGCGCACTCGCGCATGGGGCATCACTTCGCCGATTGATCCGCAGTTTTACGACAAAAGCATCGAAGGAAAATACGGGGCCAATCCAGAACTTGCCAACAAACTTCTCGATGAAGCGGGCTGGACCGAACGCAATGCGGAAGGCTTCCGCACCAAGGATGGTAAGCCGCTGACGATTGAAGTTATTCAGGCGCAGGCAACGGTGCGTGACCAGCGCGATGTTCTCTTGCAGGCTTTGCAGGCACAGGCGCGCCAGAGCGCGGGTATCGATCTGAAGATTGTTTATGTTGATGCCGGGACCTACACAGACCGCCGCAAGACAGGTGACTTTGGCTCGATTGCCAATTCCAACACGCCAACCGACGCCATCGACATAGAACTGCACTACCTGCCACTCGATAAAGGTGGTTATATCAATTACAGCCGCGCTTCAGCACCTGAATTGGCGCAATGGCTGAATGAAGCCGCCTCAACGCTCGATCAGGCCAAGCGGTTTGAACTTTACAGCAAGCTGCAGAATTTCGCCATTCTGGATCAAGCCTATGCCTTGCCGCTCTATGAGCCAGAGGATCAGATTGCTGCTGCAAGCTATGTCAAGGGCATCAGCTTCCGTCCCTTCAAGCAACTTCCTGAAAGCGCATACGACGTATGGCGCAGCGAGTAG
- a CDS encoding ABC transporter substrate-binding protein, with translation MITRRDFLAGASGIVLTIATGAEIALTEARAEPVRGGSLTWGVESEPSTLNPHLNGQAKAKLILRNSYESLLARTPDGSYVPWLARSHEVSEDGKTYTFKLRDGVKFWDGEKFDAAAVALNFTKLKEPTYSGSISAGHVARVSEVTAVDPLTLVIRLDRVYAPFLDGAAGIELISPKAFGSAQLKAGGREVAGTGPFIIDRYIKGQEIRFVKNPDYNWAPENAAHQGPAYLDDVTYRFLPESSVRIGALTSGQIDAAEGISGNDAQLFKDNPEFTYQTSINTGTPYTLYLNVNRAPTSDVNVRKAVLAAIDVERIIQSVYRGERERAWGILTPADTDFYDKSIEGTYGFNPELANKLLDEAGWTERDADGFRNKDGKRLTIEVVQSQSTVRDQRDILLQAVQAQARQNAGIDIALQYVDAGTYSSRQKDGEYGIIPNSTTTQENGVTIYFHYLPRDKGGSINYSRTEDPKVSAWLDQGASTLDSKKRFEIYAELQRFALLDQAYGLPLYVPADQIVASSRVQGIGFRPFKRLPENAYDIWLQD, from the coding sequence GTGATTACGAGACGAGATTTTCTGGCTGGCGCAAGCGGTATTGTTCTAACTATCGCCACCGGAGCTGAAATCGCTTTGACGGAAGCGCGTGCCGAACCCGTGAGGGGCGGTTCGCTCACATGGGGCGTCGAGTCGGAGCCAAGCACCCTCAATCCCCATTTGAACGGTCAGGCCAAAGCCAAGCTCATCCTGCGTAACAGCTATGAATCCCTTCTGGCACGCACGCCGGACGGTAGTTACGTGCCCTGGCTCGCCAGGAGCCATGAAGTATCAGAAGACGGCAAGACCTATACGTTCAAGCTCCGCGATGGCGTGAAATTTTGGGACGGCGAGAAATTCGATGCAGCAGCCGTTGCGCTCAACTTTACCAAACTCAAAGAACCTACCTATTCGGGAAGCATCAGTGCGGGCCACGTCGCGCGTGTCAGCGAAGTCACCGCCGTTGACCCGCTCACACTCGTCATCAGGCTTGACCGCGTTTACGCACCTTTCCTGGATGGTGCGGCTGGCATTGAATTGATCTCACCCAAAGCATTCGGGTCTGCCCAGCTAAAGGCCGGTGGAAGAGAAGTCGCGGGAACCGGGCCATTCATAATCGACCGTTATATCAAGGGTCAGGAAATCCGCTTCGTCAAAAACCCGGACTATAACTGGGCGCCTGAAAATGCGGCCCATCAAGGTCCAGCCTATCTGGATGATGTGACCTATCGCTTCCTGCCGGAATCTTCGGTGCGTATCGGCGCACTCACCTCCGGCCAGATCGACGCAGCTGAAGGCATTTCCGGCAATGACGCGCAACTTTTCAAGGATAACCCGGAATTTACCTACCAAACTTCGATCAACACCGGAACGCCTTATACGCTCTACCTCAACGTCAATCGTGCGCCCACTTCTGATGTCAACGTGCGCAAGGCCGTGCTGGCTGCAATTGATGTCGAACGCATTATTCAGTCGGTATATCGCGGAGAACGTGAACGCGCCTGGGGCATCCTCACCCCAGCCGATACTGACTTTTACGACAAGTCCATTGAAGGTACTTACGGCTTTAATCCGGAACTTGCCAACAAGCTTCTCGATGAGGCTGGCTGGACAGAGCGCGATGCCGACGGGTTTCGCAACAAAGACGGCAAGCGCCTGACAATCGAGGTTGTGCAGTCACAATCCACCGTGCGCGACCAGCGGGATATTCTGTTGCAGGCCGTACAGGCGCAGGCCCGGCAGAATGCCGGCATCGATATTGCGCTGCAATATGTTGATGCGGGAACCTATTCCAGCCGCCAGAAAGACGGCGAATACGGCATCATTCCAAATTCGACGACGACGCAGGAAAACGGCGTCACCATCTACTTCCACTATCTGCCCCGCGATAAGGGCGGCTCGATCAACTATAGTCGAACCGAAGACCCGAAAGTCTCCGCATGGCTGGACCAAGGCGCTTCCACGCTCGATTCCAAAAAACGCTTTGAAATTTACGCAGAACTGCAACGTTTTGCGCTGCTCGATCAGGCTTATGGCCTGCCGCTCTATGTGCCTGCCGATCAGATCGTCGCATCATCTCGCGTTCAAGGCATCGGTTTCCGCCCTTTCAAGCGGCTTCCGGAAAACGCCTACGATATCTGGCTTCAAGATTAA